The Campylobacter sp. CN_NE2 region GCCACATAAAATGGCGATAAAAATGATATTATCAATCCCTAAAACAATCTCTAAGCCCGTTAGCGTGGCAAGGCTGATCCACGCCTCAGGCGAAGCAAGCCAGTCAAACATTTGTGTCCTTTAAAATTTGAATTATAGTTTTTGGTAAAAGTTCGTGTTCGATCTCGTGAATTTTCGCTTCCCACTCGTCGCGCGTTTTGTTTTCTCGCTGAAAAGTTTGTTGAGCTATGATTTTTCCACCGTCAAGCTCAGCACTAACCCAATGCACACTAACACCGCCTACTTGCATATCACTATCAAAACTCTCGTCAATCGCGTGAGCGCCTTTAAAAAGTGGCAAAATGCTAGGGTGCAAATTTATGGCTTTGATATTGTCGCAAAAAAACGGCGTTAGAATTCGCATAAATCCAGCTAAGACGGTTAGCTCTGCACCGCTTTTTTTAATCTCTTCAACCACTTTTTTATCAAATTCCTCTCTACTAACAAAATTTTTGTTATCAATAACAACGCTTGTTAGTCCGAATTTAGCGGCTCTTTGTATGCCGTAAGCGTTAGGTTTGTTAGTTAGCGTTAGCACGACTTCGATTTTAATATCGTCAAAAATTTTGCCGTGCAATTTATCTAAAATGCTTTGCAAATTTGAACCTGAACCGCTAAAAAGCACGGCGATTTTTTTTACAACCATTTTAAACCTTTTATAATATCAAGCGAATTTAGCGAATAATCGTTTTGTTTGAATTTTTTTGCCGATAACGCGTGAGCTAACACGCCGTTAGTAGCCGCATCAAGCGGCGTATAACCTTGCGCTAAAAGCCCTGCGATTATTCCTGCTAAAACATCGCCGCTTCCGCCTTTGGCAAGAGCGCACGAGCCTAAATTTGAGATATAAATTTGTGAATTTTGAGCTATGATTGCGTTAGCTCCTTTTAGCACTAACACGCCTTTAAACTTCTCGCTCCACATTTTGGCGTATTTGAAGCGATTTTCTTGAAGTTCGCTAACACTAACATCGGCAATGTTAGCTAACTTCAAAAGCGAAACAAATTCTTTTGGGTGCGGGGTTAGGACGATATTTTCGTTTTTGCTAAGCAGCTCGATAACTTCTTTGTTATAACACAAATCAGCGTCAATAACGCAAATTTTATCTTTTAACTGAGCTAAATCTACTTTTTTGTTACCCAAGCCCGGACCGCAAACTACCACTTTTGCGCCTTGAAGCGATTTTTTTTGCATTAAAAGCGGATTTAAATTTACTAACGGCTCTTCACTAACAACGCTAACAAGTCCGCTTCCGATTGCACTAGAAGCAAGACCTGCTATCTGCGCTGCTCCGAGCATATCTCCTGCTATAACAAATGTATGACCAAATTCGCCTTTGTTAGTGTTTTGTGTTTTTCTAAACGGCAAATTTAAATCCTGTTTTGTTAGTAAAAACATATCGCTGTTGTTTTGAAAATTTTTCTCGCTAAGTCCTAAATTTGCTACTTTGATTTTACCGACAAAATCTTTCGCCGCGTCGCTAAAAAGCCCTGCTTTTAATGCTCCCATTGTCATAGTATAATCGGCTTCAAAAGCGATTTTGCCGATTTTGCCGTCTTTATAAATTCCGCTTGGAATATCGACTGCGATTTTAAGGGCATTTGTTTTATTTATCGTTTTTAAAATTTTGCAAAGTTCCGGATCTAATTCTTTATTTAACCCTGTGCCAAAAATTCCGTCTATATAACAATCAGCTAGTCCTAACTTACTAACAAACTTCACATTTGCTATCTTAGCTGTGTTAGCTTGTTTTTGATTTAGTTTGTTTTGTTTTTCGCCGATAAGCAAAGCATAGCACTCATAATCCCCGCTTAACTTTCGCAAAGCACAAAGCGCGTCAGCACCGTTATTTCCTGTGCCACAAAGAGCTAGAATTTTACTACCTTTTTTAAGTTTTTTTCGCACTAATCTTTCCAAATTTCCACCGGCATTTTCTAACAAAATTTCTTGTGAAATTCCAAATTCACTAACAACTCTGTTATCAAGCTCGTTAGTATCAAAATAGACATTTTTCATAACTCACTCCTTATTCTATAACTTAAACTTTCTAAAATATGATTTTTCGTAATTATATCACTTTTATCAATATCTGCTATGCTTCTAGCGACTTTTAGCGTTTTATTTATGCCCCGCTGTGAGAGATTATACTTTGCAACTGCCGAATTTAACACATTTTTAGCCCCGTCATCTAAAATGCAAAATTTCGCAATCTCTTCATCGCTAAGTTTGCCGTTTAGCTCTTTTTGCCCACGCATTTTTTGAATTTTAAAAACACTTAGCACGGTTTTATACATATCTTCGCTTGTCATGTCGCTTTTGTCGCTTGGACTTACTTCGTCCATCGCCACATATAAATCAATCCTATCTAACAAAGGCGATGAAATGGCATTTTTGTAGCGTTTTATTTCGCTCACAGAGCAGATACAATCTGCATTTTTTGCAAACAAATTTCCGCACGGACAAGGGTTTTGTGCTGCTACAAAGATGAATTTGGTTTGGTATTCGACCTTTGAATTTACGCGCGAAACTAAAATTCGGTTATCTTCGAGTGGTTCTCTAAGGCTTTCTAAAATTTGCTTTCCAAAATGCGGAAATTCATCAAAAAACAGCTCTCCGCCGTTTGCAAGGGCTACTTCGCCGATTTTAGCCGTCCCTGAACCGCCCCCAAAAATGGAACTTCTGGTACTTGTGTGGTGTGGGCTACGAAACGGACGCAACGCGCTAAAATCGCTATTTTTATTATTTAACGATTCGTAAGCCGAAGCCAACATTATCTCATTTAGGCTTTGCGGCGGTAAAATTTTTGCAATGCGTTTAGCGCACATACTTTTACCACAGCCCGGACTTCCTTCAAATAAGATATTGTGCATACCACAAGCCGCGATTAGACTTGCTCTTTTTGCCCTGCTCTGCCCTTTTATATCTTTAAAATTTAGCGAAAAATCGCGATTTGGAACAAATTTTTCTCCGCAAATTTCGATAACATTTTCAAAAAGTGGGTGAATTTTTTCAAATTTAACGCTATTAGCAAATTCTTCATCTAAAAAAAATCTAACAGCTTGATTTAAATTTTTAACTGCATAAACTTCATAATTTGGTATCATACACGCCTTTTCGGCGATGTCGTAGGGAACAAGAATTTTCGCTTTTTCGACCTTTGTGCTTAAAAAAAGTAAAATCGAAAAAAGCGACGCCGTGCTTTTTAAATCTCCGCCAAGCCCAAGCTCTCCAAAAACAAAAAATTCGTTATCGATTTTTTCCTTTTGCAAAGCTATTAAAAGTGCGATTGGCAGGTCAAAATGTGAGCCATTTTTTGGGACATCGGACGGGGATAAATTTATAATGATTTTTGAGGGCGGGAATTTAAAATTTAGGCTTAAAAGTGCCGATTTTACCCTGCTTTCGCTCTCTTTTATGGTCGTTCCTGCTAACCCGACAACGCCAAAACCCGGCAACCCCCTAACAAAGCTTGATTCTACCTCAACTTTAACAAGAGTATCGGTAAAAGCGGCACTTTTTAGAGATTTCATTTTTCTTTTTGTTTTTTCTTAAATTCTTGATTGAATTTTTTGCGTTTGTTGTAGCCTATGCGTTCGATAAAAAGATGTCCGTTTAGGTGGTCGATTTCGTGCTGGATACACACTGCTAGAAGTCCGTCTGCTTTTAGCTCACAGCTTTCGCCGTTCCTATTTTGATATTTTAAGACGATATTTTCAGCCCTTTTGACATCTTCGTAAAACCCGGGAACCGATAAACAGCCCTCTTGATAAATTTGCTCTCCGTCAGCTTTTAAAATTTGTGGATTTATGATTTCAAGCAAATCTTTTTTATCTTGTTTTCCGTCTTCATCTGCCAAATTTATCACAAGGGCTTGGATAGGATTTCCTACTTGGATAGCAGCTAGTCCGATTCCGTTTTTTGCAATCATAGTTTCATACATATCATCTAAAAATTTAGCCAAATTTTCATCAAATTTGGCTACTTTTTTTGATTTTTCAAATAAAATTTTATTCGGATATGTTAAAACTTCTAAAACCATTATTTAAAACTCTTTTCCAAAACTTTATCAATAATGCCGTATTCGGCGGCTTCTTTTGCGCTCATAAAAAAGTCTCTGTCGGTGTCTTTTTCGATTTTTGCTAGTTTTTGTCCTGTATTTTGGGCTAGAATTTTGTTTAAATTCTCTTTTATACGCAAAATTTCTTTAACCGTTATTTCCATATCAGTTGCCTGACCTTGTGCGCCACCTAGGGGCTGATGAATCATAATGCGTGAATTTGGAAGTGCGTATCGTTTGCCTTTTGCGCCACAACTTAGCAAAAATGCACCCATAGAAGCAGCCTGACCTATGCAAATCGTGCAAACATCAGGCTTAATGTAATTCATAGTGTCATAGATACTAAAACCGCTTGTAACTACGCCGCCGGGAGAATTTATATACAGATAAATATCTTTATCCGGATCTTCTGCTTCTAAAAATAGAAGTTGTGCCACAATCGCACTTGCCATACTATCTTCAATCTCGCCGCTAAGCATAATTATTCTATCTTTAAGCAAACGAGAGTAAATATCATAGCTTCTCTCGCCTCTGCTGGTTTGTTCTATGACATAAGGAATCACCATTATTCTGCCTCTTTTTCGTCTTTTTTATCTTTTGAGAAAATGTTATTGAAAAGTTTTTCTTCTGTCAGTGCCATTTTGATAGCAGGAAGCATTCCGCCGTTTTTGTATTGTTCTAAATGTGCTTTTGGATCCATACCATAGCTATAAGCTTCAAAATAAATCGCTTGAACAACTTCTTGATCGCTAACGCTAACGCCTCTTGCTTTTGCTAACTCATCAATCAAAAATGTGATTTTAACGCTTTTTTGCGCTTGATCTCTAAATTCTTCTCTTTTTTTGCTAAGAGCGTCTTTGTCTTTTTGGAAGCTTTCGATCTCTTCTTTGCTAAATGTTCCCCAAGCGTTTCTAAATTGTAAATCGATCTCTTGTTCGACGATTACTTTTGGCAAATCAAAATCATAGTTTTCGCTTAGAGCGTCTGCTAGTTTTGGTTTTAAATCTTCTTGGATTAATTTTTGCAATTTTTCATTTTTGAGTTGCTCTTTGATTTTAGCTTCAAATTTTTCCTTGCTTGGCTCTTTTTCGCCCGGCAATGCTCGTTTTAAATCTTCTTCACTAAGCTCTTTTGCAGGATTTTTACCTTGAATTTCGTGTAGTTTTACTTTGAAAACCGCATCTTTTCCTGCTAAATTTCTTGCGCCGTATTCATCAGGAAATTTAACCTTAACATCTCTTTCTTCGCCGACTTTAAGACCAATCATACCGTCTTCAAAACCCGGGATAAATTGATTTGAGCCGATTTGAAGAACATAGTTTTCGGCTTTTCCGCCGTCAAATGCTACGCCATCGACAAAGCCTTCGAAATCAAATTTAGCAAAATCATCTTTTTCTAGGCTATCTTTTTCTACTTTTTCAAGCGGAGCGATTAAATTTAAAAATTCATTTACTTTTGCTTCGATCTCTTTTTTTGTAACTCTTGGAGTTGAGAATTCAGGGATTAGCTTTTCATATCCGTCGATTTTGATTTCAGGGCGAAATGACATTTCGATTGTGGTATCGATTGCGCCGTCTTTTTCGTCAAATTTAGCAAAAATCGGCTCGCCAAGCATATCTTTTTGATTTTTACCTAATGATTTTAAAGATTCATTTATAGCATCTCTAAAAATCTCGCCTTTGGCATCTTGTTCTAAATCTTTGCCGTATCGTTTCATAACGACAGCCACAGGAACTTTTCCTTGTCTAAATCCGTCGATTTTCATTTTTTTGGCTGCATTTACAGCTAGTTTTTCTGTGCGTTTTGCAATGTCGTCCGCACTGACTTTAACATCGGCAGTTGCGTTAGCCGAATTGATAAGTTTTGCATTAACTTCCATAAAATTCCTTTAAAAAATTTAAAAAATGGTTGTTAATATACCAAAACTTTTCTTATTAAAAGTATAAATTTTTTAAATTTATGAGTATAAAAGCAAATTTGCAATAAAATCACATTTTCATATAAAAGGTAAAAACATGGACGAAAATTCAAGAATAAAATTTGAAAATTTGGTTAAGCAAATGCTTGAAATACTCGGCGAAGATTCTAACCGCGAAGGTTTGTTAAAAACCCCTGCTAGGGTTGCTAAGGCGTATGAATTTTTAACAAGCGGTTACTCGCAAAATCCAAAAGATGTGCTAAATGACGCTTTGTTTTCTAGCTCAAATAACGAAATGGTTTTGATTAAAGATATTGAATTTTATAGCCTTTGCGAACACCATTTATTGCCGATTATCGGGCGCGTTCATGTGGCATATATACCAAACGGAAAAGTCGTTGGATTATCAAAAATTCCACGCATGGTAAATATTTTTGCTAGGCGTTTGCAAATTCAAGAGCAAATGACCGAGCAGATCGCAAATGCCATACAAGAAGTAGTTAAACCTTTGGGTGTTGGCGTTGTGGTTCAAGCAAGACACATGTGCGTTGAGATGCGTGGTGTGCAAAAGATAAATTCGCTAACGACAACTTCTGCACTTCGTGGAATTTTTATAAAAAATGCAAACACAAGAAAGGAATTTTTTGATCTCATAAATTCGCCGAAAAATTTTAGCTATTAAATTTAAAATTTTAAAGTTAAATTTAGTAAATTTGTTATATATTTTGGCGAATTTGCAAAAACAGATAAAAAAAATCCTAATTAAGAAATGAGGGCAAATGAACAGAGTTTATTTAGACAATAATGCAACAACTCCGGTTGATCCCGAAGTTTATGAAGCGATGAAGCCGTTTTTTTGCGAAAAATTCGGAAATCCAAATTCTTTGCATGATTTCGGTAGCGAAACACACCCTGCACTAAGACGGGCAATGGACGAGCTATATGAAGGCATTGGCGCAAAAGATAGCGACGACATAGTCATCACAAGCTGTGCAACCGAAAGCAACAACTGGGTTTTAAAAGGAATTTATTTTGACAAAATCATAACAGGCGAAAAAGATAACATTATAATTAGCTCAGTAGAACACCCTGCAATCAGCGCAACCTGTGAATTTTTATCTACTCTTGGCGTTAAAATCACAAAACTTAGCGTTGATAACAATGGGCTGATAAATTTAGACGAATTACGCGAAAAAATCAACGACAAAACCGCCCTTGTTAGCATAATGTGGGCAAATAACGAAACAGGAACGATTTTTCCTATTCACGGGGCCTGTGAAATCGCTCACGAATTTGGCGCATTATTTCACACAGACGCTGTTCAAGCAGTCGGTAAAATAAGTATCAATGTCGCTGAAATGGGAGTTGATTTTTTAAGCTTTTCAGGGCATAAATTTCACGCTCCAAAGGGCGTTGGCGGGTTATTTATAAAAGATAGCAAACCGCTTACTAGCCTACTTCACGGCGGCGAACACATGGGTGGTAGGAGAAGCGGAACGCTAAATGTAGCAGGAATTGTTGGCATGGGAAAAGCGCTTGAATTAGCAAATAAATTTATAGCTTACGAAAATTCGCATGTAAGACGACTTAGAGATAAGCTCGAAGATGCACTTTTGCAAATTTCTGATGTAAGCG contains the following coding sequences:
- the tig gene encoding trigger factor, coding for MEVNAKLINSANATADVKVSADDIAKRTEKLAVNAAKKMKIDGFRQGKVPVAVVMKRYGKDLEQDAKGEIFRDAINESLKSLGKNQKDMLGEPIFAKFDEKDGAIDTTIEMSFRPEIKIDGYEKLIPEFSTPRVTKKEIEAKVNEFLNLIAPLEKVEKDSLEKDDFAKFDFEGFVDGVAFDGGKAENYVLQIGSNQFIPGFEDGMIGLKVGEERDVKVKFPDEYGARNLAGKDAVFKVKLHEIQGKNPAKELSEEDLKRALPGEKEPSKEKFEAKIKEQLKNEKLQKLIQEDLKPKLADALSENYDFDLPKVIVEQEIDLQFRNAWGTFSKEEIESFQKDKDALSKKREEFRDQAQKSVKITFLIDELAKARGVSVSDQEVVQAIYFEAYSYGMDPKAHLEQYKNGGMLPAIKMALTEEKLFNNIFSKDKKDEKEAE
- the clpP gene encoding ATP-dependent Clp endopeptidase proteolytic subunit ClpP, encoding MVIPYVIEQTSRGERSYDIYSRLLKDRIIMLSGEIEDSMASAIVAQLLFLEAEDPDKDIYLYINSPGGVVTSGFSIYDTMNYIKPDVCTICIGQAASMGAFLLSCGAKGKRYALPNSRIMIHQPLGGAQGQATDMEITVKEILRIKENLNKILAQNTGQKLAKIEKDTDRDFFMSAKEAAEYGIIDKVLEKSFK
- the purN gene encoding phosphoribosylglycinamide formyltransferase — translated: MVVKKIAVLFSGSGSNLQSILDKLHGKIFDDIKIEVVLTLTNKPNAYGIQRAAKFGLTSVVIDNKNFVSREEFDKKVVEEIKKSGAELTVLAGFMRILTPFFCDNIKAINLHPSILPLFKGAHAIDESFDSDMQVGGVSVHWVSAELDGGKIIAQQTFQRENKTRDEWEAKIHEIEHELLPKTIIQILKDTNV
- a CDS encoding NifS family cysteine desulfurase, with the translated sequence MNRVYLDNNATTPVDPEVYEAMKPFFCEKFGNPNSLHDFGSETHPALRRAMDELYEGIGAKDSDDIVITSCATESNNWVLKGIYFDKIITGEKDNIIISSVEHPAISATCEFLSTLGVKITKLSVDNNGLINLDELREKINDKTALVSIMWANNETGTIFPIHGACEIAHEFGALFHTDAVQAVGKISINVAEMGVDFLSFSGHKFHAPKGVGGLFIKDSKPLTSLLHGGEHMGGRRSGTLNVAGIVGMGKALELANKFIAYENSHVRRLRDKLEDALLQISDVSVVGDRSIRVPNTILASIKGIEGEAMLWDLNKAGIAASTGSACASETLESNPIMEAIGADKELAHTALRLSLSRFNTEAEIDYTIEVIKKAVDRLRAISSTFAYAPSWHKSGL
- the def gene encoding peptide deformylase, whose amino-acid sequence is MVLEVLTYPNKILFEKSKKVAKFDENLAKFLDDMYETMIAKNGIGLAAIQVGNPIQALVINLADEDGKQDKKDLLEIINPQILKADGEQIYQEGCLSVPGFYEDVKRAENIVLKYQNRNGESCELKADGLLAVCIQHEIDHLNGHLFIERIGYNKRKKFNQEFKKKQKEK
- the folE gene encoding GTP cyclohydrolase I FolE — translated: MDENSRIKFENLVKQMLEILGEDSNREGLLKTPARVAKAYEFLTSGYSQNPKDVLNDALFSSSNNEMVLIKDIEFYSLCEHHLLPIIGRVHVAYIPNGKVVGLSKIPRMVNIFARRLQIQEQMTEQIANAIQEVVKPLGVGVVVQARHMCVEMRGVQKINSLTTTSALRGIFIKNANTRKEFFDLINSPKNFSY
- a CDS encoding YifB family Mg chelatase-like AAA ATPase, which translates into the protein MKSLKSAAFTDTLVKVEVESSFVRGLPGFGVVGLAGTTIKESESRVKSALLSLNFKFPPSKIIINLSPSDVPKNGSHFDLPIALLIALQKEKIDNEFFVFGELGLGGDLKSTASLFSILLFLSTKVEKAKILVPYDIAEKACMIPNYEVYAVKNLNQAVRFFLDEEFANSVKFEKIHPLFENVIEICGEKFVPNRDFSLNFKDIKGQSRAKRASLIAACGMHNILFEGSPGCGKSMCAKRIAKILPPQSLNEIMLASAYESLNNKNSDFSALRPFRSPHHTSTRSSIFGGGSGTAKIGEVALANGGELFFDEFPHFGKQILESLREPLEDNRILVSRVNSKVEYQTKFIFVAAQNPCPCGNLFAKNADCICSVSEIKRYKNAISSPLLDRIDLYVAMDEVSPSDKSDMTSEDMYKTVLSVFKIQKMRGQKELNGKLSDEEIAKFCILDDGAKNVLNSAVAKYNLSQRGINKTLKVARSIADIDKSDIITKNHILESLSYRIRSEL
- a CDS encoding NAD(P)H-hydrate dehydratase, encoding MKNVYFDTNELDNRVVSEFGISQEILLENAGGNLERLVRKKLKKGSKILALCGTGNNGADALCALRKLSGDYECYALLIGEKQNKLNQKQANTAKIANVKFVSKLGLADCYIDGIFGTGLNKELDPELCKILKTINKTNALKIAVDIPSGIYKDGKIGKIAFEADYTMTMGALKAGLFSDAAKDFVGKIKVANLGLSEKNFQNNSDMFLLTKQDLNLPFRKTQNTNKGEFGHTFVIAGDMLGAAQIAGLASSAIGSGLVSVVSEEPLVNLNPLLMQKKSLQGAKVVVCGPGLGNKKVDLAQLKDKICVIDADLCYNKEVIELLSKNENIVLTPHPKEFVSLLKLANIADVSVSELQENRFKYAKMWSEKFKGVLVLKGANAIIAQNSQIYISNLGSCALAKGGSGDVLAGIIAGLLAQGYTPLDAATNGVLAHALSAKKFKQNDYSLNSLDIIKGLKWL